In Arachis hypogaea cultivar Tifrunner chromosome 17, arahy.Tifrunner.gnm2.J5K5, whole genome shotgun sequence, a single window of DNA contains:
- the LOC112763460 gene encoding uncharacterized protein, whose translation MKAKVQNDIKAPDMTPYDGTSDPSHNLSNFRSRMYLMDASDTTRCKAFPTTLTKTVVKWFNSLPPRLITSFDDLTKKFLAKFFIKKDKSKHAPSLLEIRQGDRESLRNYMEKFNKACLDIKNLLTGATIMGLINGLREGPFSQSKSKKHPTSLNEVQEWAEKYINKEENSRLGETSKTGFSYTSRDKDKEPKKTEDQHTEKPRKYHNYTPFGYP comes from the coding sequence ATGAAGGCAAAGGTCCAAAACGACATCAAAGCCcctgacatgaccccatacgatgGAACATCTGATCCAAGCCAtaacctcagcaacttcagaagtcgAATGTACCTCATGGACGCCTCAGACACaactcgctgcaaagccttcccaactaccCTCACTAAAACGGTTGTAAAGTGGTTCAACAGCCTACCCCCAAGGTTGATTACCAGCTTTGATGATCTCACCAAgaaattcctagccaagttcttcaTTAAAAAAGACAAATCCAAGCACGCTCCAAGCCTACTCGAAATCAGACAAGGAGACCGGGAGAGCCTCCGAAACTATATGGAAAAATTCAATAAAGCATGTCTCGACATAAAAAATCTCCTTACTGGAGCAACAATCATGGGActtatcaatggcctacgagagggaccctTCAGCCAATCCAAATCCAAGAAACACCCTACATCCTTGAACGAAGTACAAGAGTGGGCCGAAAAGTACATTAACAAGGAAGAAAACTCCCGATTGGGGGAAACCTCCAAAACCGGCTTCTCCTACACCTCCCGGGACAAGGACAAAGAGCCAAAGAAAACGGAGGATCAACATACAGAGAAACCTAGAAAGTACCATAACTATACCCCCTTCGGATATCCTTAG